Proteins from one Octopus bimaculoides isolate UCB-OBI-ISO-001 chromosome 19, ASM119413v2, whole genome shotgun sequence genomic window:
- the LOC106872953 gene encoding uncharacterized protein LOC106872953: protein MATYLLDLRWLLLFLYIFTSLRCNAACIFPSWYHGEFYSYEEGKNKITNINDNNWGDYTCEDIQTFNETINKAINAKNAIILVKSKNCYSCIYVMYRTVNILQYKVTSCTASVIQIGDSAFCEIKMPQLASQLTTMYSLKPKTVSCKTTFEGMYHFTYEKEEGAGGICNSPKNVIKACQEPGSAYVDNEVFLMSYGRCQDNIYTEDKQIRYQCMGSWVNEDGYLLAGISNVVANEERERFKCLLTNKDQNPKDNKRKWVKSRFSECRTLKNIYSGHERLELVPIPPATKLVQPSCNLPRNLTGTWFHVAEFQSDVRINDTHIYFKTHIDRFTYEEQYYSCQQTLGTRFLMSKIVVGKCEIDFVCFDIQPRHHSIVRFRVGKPNRLTSNEMDSNFLMKKFRQSCTWQAFVMNRDDFNWKYDYFIFNPPTPVPCPIGGRYSFIQTGFPNEFYTTRIRGITDKPRVQVDCRNVQSEAKSCTQDMTKFEIDVEYCETVDYRGRPIGEYDEPDNILKCVGYWMEDLRSYLITYDDEDAISNFRCWVYERLSWTSLIMSRAANAKCKREQTAHSALGDGSTLRVELAESERLYDDCPQRFDHGFDPYRKPNTIYILNRSVKNEATVLAIILAFCSFLTNFSIF from the exons CCTGTATTTTCCCATCTTGGTATCATGGAGAATTCTATTCATATGAAGAGGGGAAAAATAAAATCACTAACATTAATGACAACAATTGGGGTGATTACACCTGTGAAGACATTCAAACTTTTAATGAAACCatcaataaagctataaatgcCAAAAATGCAATCATTTTAGTGAAATCAaa gaATTGTTACAGCTGTATATATGTCATGTACAGAACAGTCAATATACTTCAATACAAAGTTACCT CTTGCACTGCCTCAGTTATTCAGATTGGAGATAGTGCTTTCTGTGAAATAAAAATGCCACAATTAGCATCACAGTTAACGACTATGTACT CATTAAAACCCAAAACTGTTAGCTGCAAAACTACATTTGAAGGAATGTACCATTTCACTTATGAAAAGGAAGAAGGTGCTGGTGGTATTTGCAATTCACCAAAGAATGTAATTAAAGCTTGCCAAGAACCTGGTTCAGCCTATGTTGATAATGAGGTTTTTCTCATGAGCTATGGAAGATGTCAGGACAATATCTACACAGAAGATAAAC agATTCGTTACCAGTGCATGGGAAGTTGGGTTAATGAAGACGGCTACTTACTTGCTGGAATTTCTAACGTTGTTGCAaatgaggaaagagaaagattCAAATGTCTG ctcACCAATAAAGATCAGAATCCAAAAGACAATAAAAGGAAATGGGTGAAATCTCGTTTCTCTGAATGCAGAACATTAAAGAATATTTACAGTGGACATGAACGTTTGGAATTGGTACCTA TACCTCCAGCTACCAAGTTAGTGCAACCATCTTGTAATTTACCCAGGAATCTGACAGGAACATGGTTTCACGTTGCTGAATTTCAAAGTGATGTGAGAATTAATGACACTCACATTTACTTTAAGACTCACATTGACAGGTTCACTTATGAAGAACAGTATTATTCATGTCAACAAACTCTTGGCACTAGATTTTTGATGTCAAAAATTGTTGTTGGAAAATG TgaaattgattttgtttgttttgatattcaaCCAAGACATCACAGTATTGTGAGATTTAGAGTTG GAAAACCAAACCGATTAACATCTAATGAAATGGACTCAAACTTCCTAATGAAGAAATTCCGTCAATCCTGCACATGGCAAGCATTTGTTATGAACAGAGATGATTTCAATTGGAAATATGACTACTTTATCT TTAACCCTCCTACTCCAGTTCCATGTCCTATTGGAGGACGCTACTCATTTATACAAACAGGTTTTCCTAATGAGTTTTATACAACCCGTATCAGAGGTATTACAGACAAACCCCGTGTGCAAGTGGATTGCCGAAATGTCCAGAGTGAAGCAAAGTCTTGCACCCAGGATATGACAAAATTTGAGATTGATGTTGAATATTGTGAAACAGTTGATTATCGTGGCAGGCCTATTGGAGAATATG atgaaccAGACAATATTCTGAAATGTGTCGGTTATTGGATGGAAGACTTAAGATCATATCTGATCacttatgatgatgaagatgccaTTTCTAATTTCAGATGCTGG gTTTATGAGCGTTTGTCTTGGACAAGTTTAATCATGTCACGAGCTGCAAATGCCAAATGTAAAAGAGAACAAACTGCTCATTCAGCCTTAGGTGATGGATCAACCCTGAGGGTGGAACTGGCGGAAAGTGAAAGACTTT atgATGACTGTCCACAACGTTTTGATCATGGTTTTGACCCTTACAGAAAGCCAAACACCatctatattttaaatagaaGTGTTAAGAATGAAGCAACAGTCTTAGCTATTATTTTGGCTTTTTGCAGCTTCCTCACAAACTTttctattttctga